A genomic stretch from Theropithecus gelada isolate Dixy chromosome 2, Tgel_1.0, whole genome shotgun sequence includes:
- the DVL3 gene encoding segment polarity protein dishevelled homolog DVL-3 isoform X3, whose translation MGETKIIYHLDGQETPYLVKLPLPAERVTLADFKGVLQRPSYKFFFKSMDDDFGVVKEEISDDNAKLPCFNGRVVSWLVSAEGSHPDPAPFCADNPSELPPPMERTGGIGDSRPPSFHPHAGGGSQENLDNDTETDSLVSAQRERPRRRDGPEHARLNGTAKGERRREPGGYDSSSTLMSSELETTSFFDSDEDDSTSRFSSSTEQSSASRLMRRHKRRRRKQKVSRIERSSSFSSITDSTMSLNIITVTLNMEKYNFLGISIVGQSNERGDGGIYIGSIMKGGAVAADGRIEPGDMLLQVNEINFENMSNDDAVRVLREIVHKPGPITLTVAKCWDPSPRGCFTLPRSEPIRPIDPAAWVSHTAAMTGTFPAYGMSPSLSTITSTSSSITSSIPDTERLDDFHLSIHSDMAAIVKAMASPESGLEVRDRMWLKITIPNAFIGSDVVDWLYHNVEGFTDRREARKYASNLLKAGFIRHTVNKITFSEQCYYIFGDLCGNMANLSLHDHDGSSGASDQDTLAPLPHPGAAPWPMAFPYQYPPPPHPYNPHPGFPELGYSYGGGSASSQHSEGSRSSGSNRSGSDRRKEKDPKAGDSKSGGSGSESDHTTRSSLRGPRERAPSERSGPAASEHSHRSHHSLASSLRSHHTHPSYGPPGVPPLYGPPMLMMPPPPAAMGPPGAPPGRDLASVPPELTASRQSFRMAMGNPSEFFVDVM comes from the exons aGTGGTGAAGGAGGAGATCTCGGATGACAATGCCAAGCTACCATGCTTCAATGGCCGGGTGGTGTCCTGG CTGGTGTCAGCTGAGGGCTCACACCCGGACCCAGCCCCCTTCTGTGCTGACAACCCATCGGAGCTGCCACCACCTATGGAGCGCACGGGAGGCATCGGGGACTCCCGACCCCCGTCCTTCCA CCCTCATGCTGGTGGGGGCAGCCAGGAGAACCTGGACAAtgacacagagacagactccTTGGTGTCTGCCCAGCGAGAGCGGCCACGCCGGAGGGATGGCCCAGAGCATG CTCGGCTAAATGGAACTGCAAAGGGGGAGCGGCGGCGAGAACCAGGGGGTTATGATAGCTCATCCACCCTTATGAGCAGCGAGCTGGAGACCACCAGCTTCTTTGACTCAGATGAGGATGATTCCACCAGCAG GTTCAGCAGCTCCACAGAACAGAGCAGCGCCTCACGCCTGATGAGAAGACACAAGCGGCGGCGGCGGAAGCAGAAGGTTTCTCGGATTGAGCGG TCCTCGTCCTTCAGCAGCATCACGGACTCCACTATGTCACTCAACATCATCACGGTTACTCTCAACATGG aaaaatataacttcTTGGGCATCTCCATTGTGGGCCAAAGCAACGAGCGTGGTGACGGCGGCATCTACATTGGCTCTATCATGAAGGGTGGGGCCGTGGCTGCTGATGGACGCATCGAGCCAGGAGATATGCTGTTACAG GTAAACGAGATCAACTTTGAGAACATGAGTAATGACGATGCAGTCCGGGTACTGCGGGAGATTGTGCACAAACCGGG GCCCATCACCCTGACTGTAGCCAAGTGCTGGGACCCAAGTCCACGTGGTTGCTTCACATTGCCCAGGA GTGAGCCCATCCGGCCCATTGACCCTGCGGCCTGGGTCTCCCACACTGCAGCCATGACCGGCACCTTCCCTGCATACGGCATGAGCCCCTCCCTGagcaccatcacctccaccagcTCCTCCATCACCAGTTCCATCCCTGACACAGAGC gcCTAGACGACTTCCACTTGTCCATCCACAGTGACATGGCTGCCATCGTAAAAGCCATGGCCTCCCCTGAATCAGGGTTGGAGGTCCGTGACCGCATGTGGCTCAAGATTACCATCCCTAATGCTTTCATCG GCTCAGATGTAGTGGACTGGCTGTACCACAATGTGGAAGGCTTCACGGACCGGAGGGAGGCCCGCAAGTATGCTAGCAACCTGCTGAAAGCTGGCTTCATCCGCCATACCGTCAACAAGATCACCTTCTCCGAGCAGTGCTACTACATCTTCGGCGACCTCTGCGGCA ACATGGCCAACCTGTCTCTCCACGATCACGATGGCTCCAGTGGCGCCTCTGACCAGGACACACTGGCCCCTTTGCCGCACCCGGGGGCCGCCCCTTGGCCTATGGCTTTCCCGTACCAGTACCCGCCACCCCCGCACCCCTACAACCCGCACCCAGGCTTCCCGGAGCTGGGCTACAGCTACGGCGGGGGCAGCGCCAGCAGTCAGCACAGCGAAG GCAGTCGGAGCAGTGGCTCCAACCGTAGCGGCAGCGATCGGAGGAAGGAGAAGGACCCGAAGGCCGGGGACTCCAAGTCGGGGGGCAGCGGCAGCGAATCGGACCACACGACACGCAGCAGCCTGAGGGGGCCGCGGGAGCGGGCGCCCAGCGAGCGCTCAGGCCCGGCGGCCAGCGAGCACAGCCACCGCAGCCACCATTCACTGGCCAGCAGCCTTCGCAGCCACCACACACACCCGAGCTACGGTCCTCCCGGAGTGCCCCCTCTCTACGGCCCCCCTATGCTGATGATGCCCCCGCCGCCCGCGGCCATGGGGCCCCCAGGAGCCCCTCCGGGCCGCGACCTGGCCTCAGTGCCCCCGGAACTGACCGCCAGCAGACAGTCCTTCCGCATGGCCATGGGAAACCCCAGTGAGTTCTTTGTGGATGTGATGTGA
- the DVL3 gene encoding segment polarity protein dishevelled homolog DVL-3 isoform X4: MGETKIIYHLDGQETPYLVKLPLPAERVTLADFKGVLQRPSYKFFFKSMDDDFGVVKEEISDDNAKLPCFNGRVVSWLVSAEGSHPDPAPFCADNPSELPPPMERTGGIGDSRPPSFHPHAGGGSQENLDNDTETDSLVSAQRERPRRRDGPEHARLNGTAKGERRREPGGYDSSSTLMSSELETTSFFDSDEDDSTSRFSSSTEQSSASRLMRRHKRRRRKQKVSRIERSSSFSSITDSTMSLNIITVTLNMEKYNFLGISIVGQSNERGDGGIYIGSIMKGGAVAADGRIEPGDMLLQVNEINFENMSNDDAVRVLREIVHKPGPITLTVAKCWDPSPRGCFTLPRSEPIRPIDPAAWVSHTAAMTGTFPAYGLDDFHLSIHSDMAAIVKAMASPESGLEVRDRMWLKITIPNAFIGSDVVDWLYHNVEGFTDRREARKYASNLLKAGFIRHTVNKITFSEQCYYIFGDLCGNMANLSLHDHDGSSGASDQDTLAPLPHPGAAPWPMAFPYQYPPPPHPYNPHPGFPELGYSYGGGSASSQHSEGSRSSGSNRSGSDRRKEKDPKAGDSKSGGSGSESDHTTRSSLRGPRERAPSERSGPAASEHSHRSHHSLASSLRSHHTHPSYGPPGVPPLYGPPMLMMPPPPAAMGPPGAPPGRDLASVPPELTASRQSFRMAMGNPSEFFVDVM; this comes from the exons aGTGGTGAAGGAGGAGATCTCGGATGACAATGCCAAGCTACCATGCTTCAATGGCCGGGTGGTGTCCTGG CTGGTGTCAGCTGAGGGCTCACACCCGGACCCAGCCCCCTTCTGTGCTGACAACCCATCGGAGCTGCCACCACCTATGGAGCGCACGGGAGGCATCGGGGACTCCCGACCCCCGTCCTTCCA CCCTCATGCTGGTGGGGGCAGCCAGGAGAACCTGGACAAtgacacagagacagactccTTGGTGTCTGCCCAGCGAGAGCGGCCACGCCGGAGGGATGGCCCAGAGCATG CTCGGCTAAATGGAACTGCAAAGGGGGAGCGGCGGCGAGAACCAGGGGGTTATGATAGCTCATCCACCCTTATGAGCAGCGAGCTGGAGACCACCAGCTTCTTTGACTCAGATGAGGATGATTCCACCAGCAG GTTCAGCAGCTCCACAGAACAGAGCAGCGCCTCACGCCTGATGAGAAGACACAAGCGGCGGCGGCGGAAGCAGAAGGTTTCTCGGATTGAGCGG TCCTCGTCCTTCAGCAGCATCACGGACTCCACTATGTCACTCAACATCATCACGGTTACTCTCAACATGG aaaaatataacttcTTGGGCATCTCCATTGTGGGCCAAAGCAACGAGCGTGGTGACGGCGGCATCTACATTGGCTCTATCATGAAGGGTGGGGCCGTGGCTGCTGATGGACGCATCGAGCCAGGAGATATGCTGTTACAG GTAAACGAGATCAACTTTGAGAACATGAGTAATGACGATGCAGTCCGGGTACTGCGGGAGATTGTGCACAAACCGGG GCCCATCACCCTGACTGTAGCCAAGTGCTGGGACCCAAGTCCACGTGGTTGCTTCACATTGCCCAGGA GTGAGCCCATCCGGCCCATTGACCCTGCGGCCTGGGTCTCCCACACTGCAGCCATGACCGGCACCTTCCCTGCATACG gcCTAGACGACTTCCACTTGTCCATCCACAGTGACATGGCTGCCATCGTAAAAGCCATGGCCTCCCCTGAATCAGGGTTGGAGGTCCGTGACCGCATGTGGCTCAAGATTACCATCCCTAATGCTTTCATCG GCTCAGATGTAGTGGACTGGCTGTACCACAATGTGGAAGGCTTCACGGACCGGAGGGAGGCCCGCAAGTATGCTAGCAACCTGCTGAAAGCTGGCTTCATCCGCCATACCGTCAACAAGATCACCTTCTCCGAGCAGTGCTACTACATCTTCGGCGACCTCTGCGGCA ACATGGCCAACCTGTCTCTCCACGATCACGATGGCTCCAGTGGCGCCTCTGACCAGGACACACTGGCCCCTTTGCCGCACCCGGGGGCCGCCCCTTGGCCTATGGCTTTCCCGTACCAGTACCCGCCACCCCCGCACCCCTACAACCCGCACCCAGGCTTCCCGGAGCTGGGCTACAGCTACGGCGGGGGCAGCGCCAGCAGTCAGCACAGCGAAG GCAGTCGGAGCAGTGGCTCCAACCGTAGCGGCAGCGATCGGAGGAAGGAGAAGGACCCGAAGGCCGGGGACTCCAAGTCGGGGGGCAGCGGCAGCGAATCGGACCACACGACACGCAGCAGCCTGAGGGGGCCGCGGGAGCGGGCGCCCAGCGAGCGCTCAGGCCCGGCGGCCAGCGAGCACAGCCACCGCAGCCACCATTCACTGGCCAGCAGCCTTCGCAGCCACCACACACACCCGAGCTACGGTCCTCCCGGAGTGCCCCCTCTCTACGGCCCCCCTATGCTGATGATGCCCCCGCCGCCCGCGGCCATGGGGCCCCCAGGAGCCCCTCCGGGCCGCGACCTGGCCTCAGTGCCCCCGGAACTGACCGCCAGCAGACAGTCCTTCCGCATGGCCATGGGAAACCCCAGTGAGTTCTTTGTGGATGTGATGTGA
- the DVL3 gene encoding segment polarity protein dishevelled homolog DVL-3 isoform X1 translates to MGETKIIYHLDGQETPYLVKLPLPAERVTLADFKGVLQRPSYKFFFKSMDDDFGVVKEEISDDNAKLPCFNGRVVSWLVSAEGSHPDPAPFCADNPSELPPPMERTGGIGDSRPPSFHPHAGGGSQENLDNDTETDSLVSAQRERPRRRDGPEHAARLNGTAKGERRREPGGYDSSSTLMSSELETTSFFDSDEDDSTSRFSSSTEQSSASRLMRRHKRRRRKQKVSRIERSSSFSSITDSTMSLNIITVTLNMEKYNFLGISIVGQSNERGDGGIYIGSIMKGGAVAADGRIEPGDMLLQVNEINFENMSNDDAVRVLREIVHKPGPITLTVAKCWDPSPRGCFTLPRSEPIRPIDPAAWVSHTAAMTGTFPAYGMSPSLSTITSTSSSITSSIPDTERLDDFHLSIHSDMAAIVKAMASPESGLEVRDRMWLKITIPNAFIGSDVVDWLYHNVEGFTDRREARKYASNLLKAGFIRHTVNKITFSEQCYYIFGDLCGNMANLSLHDHDGSSGASDQDTLAPLPHPGAAPWPMAFPYQYPPPPHPYNPHPGFPELGYSYGGGSASSQHSEGSRSSGSNRSGSDRRKEKDPKAGDSKSGGSGSESDHTTRSSLRGPRERAPSERSGPAASEHSHRSHHSLASSLRSHHTHPSYGPPGVPPLYGPPMLMMPPPPAAMGPPGAPPGRDLASVPPELTASRQSFRMAMGNPTKNFGLFDFL, encoded by the exons aGTGGTGAAGGAGGAGATCTCGGATGACAATGCCAAGCTACCATGCTTCAATGGCCGGGTGGTGTCCTGG CTGGTGTCAGCTGAGGGCTCACACCCGGACCCAGCCCCCTTCTGTGCTGACAACCCATCGGAGCTGCCACCACCTATGGAGCGCACGGGAGGCATCGGGGACTCCCGACCCCCGTCCTTCCA CCCTCATGCTGGTGGGGGCAGCCAGGAGAACCTGGACAAtgacacagagacagactccTTGGTGTCTGCCCAGCGAGAGCGGCCACGCCGGAGGGATGGCCCAGAGCATG CAGCTCGGCTAAATGGAACTGCAAAGGGGGAGCGGCGGCGAGAACCAGGGGGTTATGATAGCTCATCCACCCTTATGAGCAGCGAGCTGGAGACCACCAGCTTCTTTGACTCAGATGAGGATGATTCCACCAGCAG GTTCAGCAGCTCCACAGAACAGAGCAGCGCCTCACGCCTGATGAGAAGACACAAGCGGCGGCGGCGGAAGCAGAAGGTTTCTCGGATTGAGCGG TCCTCGTCCTTCAGCAGCATCACGGACTCCACTATGTCACTCAACATCATCACGGTTACTCTCAACATGG aaaaatataacttcTTGGGCATCTCCATTGTGGGCCAAAGCAACGAGCGTGGTGACGGCGGCATCTACATTGGCTCTATCATGAAGGGTGGGGCCGTGGCTGCTGATGGACGCATCGAGCCAGGAGATATGCTGTTACAG GTAAACGAGATCAACTTTGAGAACATGAGTAATGACGATGCAGTCCGGGTACTGCGGGAGATTGTGCACAAACCGGG GCCCATCACCCTGACTGTAGCCAAGTGCTGGGACCCAAGTCCACGTGGTTGCTTCACATTGCCCAGGA GTGAGCCCATCCGGCCCATTGACCCTGCGGCCTGGGTCTCCCACACTGCAGCCATGACCGGCACCTTCCCTGCATACGGCATGAGCCCCTCCCTGagcaccatcacctccaccagcTCCTCCATCACCAGTTCCATCCCTGACACAGAGC gcCTAGACGACTTCCACTTGTCCATCCACAGTGACATGGCTGCCATCGTAAAAGCCATGGCCTCCCCTGAATCAGGGTTGGAGGTCCGTGACCGCATGTGGCTCAAGATTACCATCCCTAATGCTTTCATCG GCTCAGATGTAGTGGACTGGCTGTACCACAATGTGGAAGGCTTCACGGACCGGAGGGAGGCCCGCAAGTATGCTAGCAACCTGCTGAAAGCTGGCTTCATCCGCCATACCGTCAACAAGATCACCTTCTCCGAGCAGTGCTACTACATCTTCGGCGACCTCTGCGGCA ACATGGCCAACCTGTCTCTCCACGATCACGATGGCTCCAGTGGCGCCTCTGACCAGGACACACTGGCCCCTTTGCCGCACCCGGGGGCCGCCCCTTGGCCTATGGCTTTCCCGTACCAGTACCCGCCACCCCCGCACCCCTACAACCCGCACCCAGGCTTCCCGGAGCTGGGCTACAGCTACGGCGGGGGCAGCGCCAGCAGTCAGCACAGCGAAG GCAGTCGGAGCAGTGGCTCCAACCGTAGCGGCAGCGATCGGAGGAAGGAGAAGGACCCGAAGGCCGGGGACTCCAAGTCGGGGGGCAGCGGCAGCGAATCGGACCACACGACACGCAGCAGCCTGAGGGGGCCGCGGGAGCGGGCGCCCAGCGAGCGCTCAGGCCCGGCGGCCAGCGAGCACAGCCACCGCAGCCACCATTCACTGGCCAGCAGCCTTCGCAGCCACCACACACACCCGAGCTACGGTCCTCCCGGAGTGCCCCCTCTCTACGGCCCCCCTATGCTGATGATGCCCCCGCCGCCCGCGGCCATGGGGCCCCCAGGAGCCCCTCCGGGCCGCGACCTGGCCTCAGTGCCCCCGGAACTGACCGCCAGCAGACAGTCCTTCCGCATGGCCATGGGAAACCCCA CCAAGAATTTCGGGCTGTTTGACTTTCTGTGA
- the DVL3 gene encoding segment polarity protein dishevelled homolog DVL-3 isoform X2: protein MGETKIIYHLDGQETPYLVKLPLPAERVTLADFKGVLQRPSYKFFFKSMDDDFGVVKEEISDDNAKLPCFNGRVVSWLVSAEGSHPDPAPFCADNPSELPPPMERTGGIGDSRPPSFHPHAGGGSQENLDNDTETDSLVSAQRERPRRRDGPEHAARLNGTAKGERRREPGGYDSSSTLMSSELETTSFFDSDEDDSTSRFSSSTEQSSASRLMRRHKRRRRKQKVSRIERSSSFSSITDSTMSLNIITVTLNMEKYNFLGISIVGQSNERGDGGIYIGSIMKGGAVAADGRIEPGDMLLQVNEINFENMSNDDAVRVLREIVHKPGPITLTVAKCWDPSPRGCFTLPRSEPIRPIDPAAWVSHTAAMTGTFPAYGMSPSLSTITSTSSSITSSIPDTERLDDFHLSIHSDMAAIVKAMASPESGLEVRDRMWLKITIPNAFIGSDVVDWLYHNVEGFTDRREARKYASNLLKAGFIRHTVNKITFSEQCYYIFGDLCGNMANLSLHDHDGSSGASDQDTLAPLPHPGAAPWPMAFPYQYPPPPHPYNPHPGFPELGYSYGGGSASSQHSEGSRSSGSNRSGSDRRKEKDPKAGDSKSGGSGSESDHTTRSSLRGPRERAPSERSGPAASEHSHRSHHSLASSLRSHHTHPSYGPPGVPPLYGPPMLMMPPPPAAMGPPGAPPGRDLASVPPELTASRQSFRMAMGNPSEFFVDVM from the exons aGTGGTGAAGGAGGAGATCTCGGATGACAATGCCAAGCTACCATGCTTCAATGGCCGGGTGGTGTCCTGG CTGGTGTCAGCTGAGGGCTCACACCCGGACCCAGCCCCCTTCTGTGCTGACAACCCATCGGAGCTGCCACCACCTATGGAGCGCACGGGAGGCATCGGGGACTCCCGACCCCCGTCCTTCCA CCCTCATGCTGGTGGGGGCAGCCAGGAGAACCTGGACAAtgacacagagacagactccTTGGTGTCTGCCCAGCGAGAGCGGCCACGCCGGAGGGATGGCCCAGAGCATG CAGCTCGGCTAAATGGAACTGCAAAGGGGGAGCGGCGGCGAGAACCAGGGGGTTATGATAGCTCATCCACCCTTATGAGCAGCGAGCTGGAGACCACCAGCTTCTTTGACTCAGATGAGGATGATTCCACCAGCAG GTTCAGCAGCTCCACAGAACAGAGCAGCGCCTCACGCCTGATGAGAAGACACAAGCGGCGGCGGCGGAAGCAGAAGGTTTCTCGGATTGAGCGG TCCTCGTCCTTCAGCAGCATCACGGACTCCACTATGTCACTCAACATCATCACGGTTACTCTCAACATGG aaaaatataacttcTTGGGCATCTCCATTGTGGGCCAAAGCAACGAGCGTGGTGACGGCGGCATCTACATTGGCTCTATCATGAAGGGTGGGGCCGTGGCTGCTGATGGACGCATCGAGCCAGGAGATATGCTGTTACAG GTAAACGAGATCAACTTTGAGAACATGAGTAATGACGATGCAGTCCGGGTACTGCGGGAGATTGTGCACAAACCGGG GCCCATCACCCTGACTGTAGCCAAGTGCTGGGACCCAAGTCCACGTGGTTGCTTCACATTGCCCAGGA GTGAGCCCATCCGGCCCATTGACCCTGCGGCCTGGGTCTCCCACACTGCAGCCATGACCGGCACCTTCCCTGCATACGGCATGAGCCCCTCCCTGagcaccatcacctccaccagcTCCTCCATCACCAGTTCCATCCCTGACACAGAGC gcCTAGACGACTTCCACTTGTCCATCCACAGTGACATGGCTGCCATCGTAAAAGCCATGGCCTCCCCTGAATCAGGGTTGGAGGTCCGTGACCGCATGTGGCTCAAGATTACCATCCCTAATGCTTTCATCG GCTCAGATGTAGTGGACTGGCTGTACCACAATGTGGAAGGCTTCACGGACCGGAGGGAGGCCCGCAAGTATGCTAGCAACCTGCTGAAAGCTGGCTTCATCCGCCATACCGTCAACAAGATCACCTTCTCCGAGCAGTGCTACTACATCTTCGGCGACCTCTGCGGCA ACATGGCCAACCTGTCTCTCCACGATCACGATGGCTCCAGTGGCGCCTCTGACCAGGACACACTGGCCCCTTTGCCGCACCCGGGGGCCGCCCCTTGGCCTATGGCTTTCCCGTACCAGTACCCGCCACCCCCGCACCCCTACAACCCGCACCCAGGCTTCCCGGAGCTGGGCTACAGCTACGGCGGGGGCAGCGCCAGCAGTCAGCACAGCGAAG GCAGTCGGAGCAGTGGCTCCAACCGTAGCGGCAGCGATCGGAGGAAGGAGAAGGACCCGAAGGCCGGGGACTCCAAGTCGGGGGGCAGCGGCAGCGAATCGGACCACACGACACGCAGCAGCCTGAGGGGGCCGCGGGAGCGGGCGCCCAGCGAGCGCTCAGGCCCGGCGGCCAGCGAGCACAGCCACCGCAGCCACCATTCACTGGCCAGCAGCCTTCGCAGCCACCACACACACCCGAGCTACGGTCCTCCCGGAGTGCCCCCTCTCTACGGCCCCCCTATGCTGATGATGCCCCCGCCGCCCGCGGCCATGGGGCCCCCAGGAGCCCCTCCGGGCCGCGACCTGGCCTCAGTGCCCCCGGAACTGACCGCCAGCAGACAGTCCTTCCGCATGGCCATGGGAAACCCCAGTGAGTTCTTTGTGGATGTGATGTGA